The Vibrio gigantis genome contains a region encoding:
- a CDS encoding type VI secretion system baseplate subunit TssG yields MQEFVVSRFAYGAFEGQLEKAWQIFKHQAHLKGQRPEVRFSAEILPAYYQAEVSTVTSEREGEFTVKTSLAALFGNSGSMPRAMYGDALKARFELGDEAPLDFFDMFNNRYYRLYCETKQKHELTYQIEEEAFHWNRDRQSITEMLSSLAGQTGDKAPMPESHLVQYTGLLGLKLTCPLALKSMLEDYFESEFEVERSGLEYLPLTECSLTQIGQAGNNHQLGMGALVGMSTPMTGQKLNIKICPQDYQHYLKIRSDKEMVLALDHMVRSYMGVNSKYALYMKVNSQYLPRVKLSSSHQKALRIGQSAWMSHQSDRQQFVEMPLTKS; encoded by the coding sequence GTGCAAGAGTTTGTTGTAAGCCGTTTCGCTTATGGTGCGTTTGAGGGGCAGCTAGAAAAAGCGTGGCAGATCTTCAAGCATCAGGCTCATTTAAAAGGTCAGCGACCTGAAGTGAGGTTTAGTGCGGAAATTCTCCCAGCTTACTATCAAGCAGAAGTTTCTACGGTTACTTCGGAGCGAGAGGGTGAATTTACGGTAAAGACATCATTGGCGGCTTTGTTTGGCAACTCTGGTTCGATGCCTAGAGCGATGTATGGCGATGCACTAAAAGCGCGTTTTGAACTTGGTGATGAAGCACCACTCGACTTTTTCGACATGTTTAATAACCGTTACTACCGCTTGTACTGCGAAACAAAGCAAAAGCATGAGCTGACGTATCAGATTGAGGAAGAGGCGTTTCATTGGAATCGTGACCGTCAATCTATTACTGAAATGCTTTCCAGTTTGGCTGGACAGACTGGAGATAAGGCACCAATGCCGGAATCTCATTTGGTGCAATACACCGGCTTATTAGGGTTGAAATTAACCTGCCCATTGGCGCTTAAGTCGATGCTAGAAGATTACTTCGAGTCGGAGTTTGAGGTTGAACGCAGTGGCCTAGAGTATTTGCCTCTAACAGAGTGTTCGTTAACTCAAATTGGCCAAGCCGGAAACAATCATCAATTGGGTATGGGCGCGTTGGTCGGGATGTCGACGCCAATGACGGGGCAGAAACTCAACATAAAAATTTGCCCTCAAGACTATCAGCATTACTTAAAAATACGCAGTGACAAAGAGATGGTTCTTGCGCTGGACCATATGGTTAGAAGCTATATGGGAGTGAATAGCAAGTATGCACTCTATATGAAGGTAAATAGCCAGTATCTGCCAAGAGTGAAGCTATCAAGCAGTCACCAAAAAGCGTTAAGAATTGGCCAATCCGCGTGGATGAGTCATCAATCAGATCGTCAACAGTTTGTTGAAATGCCACTGACGAAAAGTTAG